Proteins co-encoded in one Thermocrinis sp. genomic window:
- a CDS encoding aspartate kinase — MSKTLVMKFGGTSVGNLERIQNAARRVFKKTEEGYKVVVVSSAMAGETDRLINLAKQIDKFPSEREVDMLISTGEQQAIALFALTLNKLGVPAVSLCGWQVPIITDKVHTKAKIKKIGVQRIKNLLEEGYTVVVAGFQGVTEDWEITTLGRGGSDLSAVALAHALNSDCEIYTDVPGVFTADPRIVPKPRKIPYISYEEMLEMASLGAKVMQARSIELAMKYGVRIHVRSSFSEEEGTWIVPEDEVMEKVEVRAITLDTKESRITVVRVPDRPGIAYSIFKALGDAHIVVDMIVQNVSHQGYTDMSFTVNKADADKAEEIVKKVAKEIGAQGVERDDNVAKVSVVGIGMKSSYGTAAKMFEVLYKNNINIMAISTSEIKISCLIEAKYGELAVRELHSAFIEEGDKVQVINS, encoded by the coding sequence ATGAGCAAAACCCTTGTTATGAAGTTTGGTGGCACCTCCGTAGGGAATCTGGAGAGAATACAGAACGCAGCAAGAAGGGTCTTCAAAAAGACAGAGGAAGGCTATAAAGTTGTGGTGGTATCCTCTGCTATGGCGGGAGAGACAGACAGGCTTATAAATTTGGCAAAACAGATAGATAAGTTTCCTTCGGAGCGGGAGGTAGATATGCTCATAAGCACGGGGGAACAGCAGGCAATAGCCCTCTTTGCACTAACCCTTAACAAGCTCGGTGTTCCTGCAGTGAGTCTTTGCGGATGGCAAGTGCCCATAATAACGGATAAGGTCCATACAAAGGCAAAGATAAAGAAAATAGGGGTTCAGAGAATAAAAAACCTTTTGGAAGAGGGATACACGGTGGTAGTAGCGGGCTTTCAAGGTGTGACGGAGGATTGGGAGATAACAACCTTAGGAAGGGGAGGCTCAGACCTTTCGGCGGTAGCCTTAGCCCACGCCTTAAATTCAGACTGTGAGATATACACGGATGTGCCCGGAGTCTTTACCGCAGACCCAAGAATAGTTCCCAAACCAAGGAAAATACCTTACATCTCCTACGAAGAGATGCTTGAGATGGCTTCCCTTGGAGCAAAGGTTATGCAGGCAAGAAGCATTGAGCTTGCCATGAAGTATGGTGTTAGAATACACGTAAGGAGTTCCTTTTCCGAAGAGGAGGGAACATGGATAGTGCCGGAGGATGAAGTTATGGAGAAGGTAGAAGTTAGAGCTATAACCTTAGACACAAAAGAATCCCGCATAACCGTAGTGAGGGTGCCGGATAGACCTGGTATAGCCTACAGTATATTCAAAGCCTTAGGGGATGCTCACATAGTGGTGGATATGATAGTGCAGAATGTGTCCCATCAAGGCTACACGGATATGTCCTTTACTGTCAATAAGGCGGATGCGGACAAGGCGGAGGAAATAGTTAAGAAAGTAGCCAAAGAGATAGGAGCTCAGGGGGTAGAAAGGGACGACAATGTAGCCAAAGTATCCGTTGTGGGCATAGGTATGAAAAGCTCCTACGGAACTGCTGCGAAGATGTTTGAAGTGCTTTACAAAAACAACATAAACATAATGGCAATATCTACCTCTGAAATAAAAATATCCTGTCTAATTGAAGCCAAATACGGAGAGCTTGCTGTTAGAGAACTTCATTCTGCCTTCATAGAAGAAGGGGATAAGGTGCAGGTTATAAACAGTTGA